One Acidimicrobiales bacterium DNA window includes the following coding sequences:
- a CDS encoding glycoside hydrolase family 3 N-terminal domain-containing protein codes for MTGSNPYQDPSLPVDERVDDLLGRMTLDEKLSQLGCVWVTELVSGDRFDPDVTAERLRHGIGQVTRIGASTGLRPAESAALMNDIQRVAVEGTRLGIPVVVHEESTGGYCGRDATVFPQGIGLASTWDPALVEEVAGVIRDQLRAVGARLTLAPVLDVAREPRWGRAEETYGEDPFLAGAMGTAYVRGMQTDDLAGGVIATGKHFLGYAVSDGGRNHGPVHLGPRELREVHAEPFAAAIRDAGLAAVMNSYSSVDGLPCASSHAILTGLLRDELGFEGVVVADYFSVVLLRNHHRTATGKGEAAVAALSAGLDVELPSLDCYGDPLRARVEAGAVPMEVVDTAVRRVLEGKVRLGLFERPYVDADAAGAVFQTPPQRALARRAAAASVVLLTNDGVLPLGPDLSSVAVIGPGADDQRLLQGDYHYPAHVEIVYESDEDAGGVFLPEAGGAFAPGPYFTPHTTPLAGIQAAAPPGCRVEHAPGCEVSGDDRSDIPAAVALAQEAEVAVVVVAGRSGLRPACTVGEFRDATSLDLTGVQAELVSAVAATGTPIVVVVLSGRVHTLAGVVDDAGAVLQVWPPGEEGGAAVADVLFGAVNPAGRLPVTLPRNVGQLPVHHGQRAGGDRSQFLGDYTDSPTAPLFAFGHGLSYTTFEYGELEVAASSTDAPVEVSVRVANTGDHDGDEVVQLYGRDEVASVARPDSLLLGFARVPIPAGEARTVTFTVHPSRLAFYDAAMRFVVEPGGLSLHAGASSADLRSSARVVLDGDVIEHRQREVVATQVTITAG; via the coding sequence GTGACCGGCAGCAACCCCTACCAGGACCCCTCGCTCCCGGTCGACGAGCGCGTCGACGACCTGCTCGGGCGGATGACCCTCGACGAGAAGCTGTCGCAGCTCGGCTGCGTCTGGGTCACCGAGCTCGTCTCGGGAGACCGCTTCGACCCCGACGTCACCGCCGAGCGGCTGCGCCACGGGATCGGCCAGGTGACGCGCATCGGGGCCTCCACCGGTCTGCGCCCGGCCGAGAGCGCCGCGCTGATGAACGACATCCAACGGGTGGCGGTCGAGGGCACCCGGCTGGGCATCCCGGTCGTCGTGCACGAGGAGTCAACCGGCGGATACTGCGGCCGCGACGCCACCGTCTTCCCACAGGGCATCGGCCTGGCGTCCACCTGGGACCCCGCCCTCGTCGAGGAGGTGGCCGGCGTCATCCGCGACCAGCTCCGCGCCGTGGGTGCGCGCCTCACGTTGGCGCCGGTGCTCGACGTGGCGCGCGAGCCGCGTTGGGGCCGGGCCGAGGAGACCTACGGCGAGGACCCCTTCCTGGCCGGCGCCATGGGAACGGCGTACGTGCGCGGCATGCAGACCGACGACCTCGCCGGCGGGGTGATCGCCACCGGAAAGCACTTCCTCGGCTACGCCGTGTCCGACGGCGGGCGCAACCACGGACCGGTGCACCTGGGCCCCCGCGAGCTGCGCGAGGTGCACGCCGAACCGTTCGCCGCCGCCATCCGCGACGCCGGCCTGGCCGCGGTCATGAACTCGTACAGCTCGGTCGACGGGCTGCCGTGCGCGTCGTCGCACGCCATCCTCACCGGGCTGCTGCGCGACGAGCTGGGCTTCGAGGGGGTGGTGGTGGCCGACTACTTCTCGGTCGTCCTGCTGCGCAACCACCACCGCACCGCCACCGGGAAGGGGGAGGCCGCCGTCGCCGCCCTCAGCGCCGGCCTCGATGTGGAGCTGCCGTCGCTCGACTGCTACGGCGACCCGCTGCGGGCAAGGGTCGAGGCCGGCGCGGTGCCCATGGAGGTGGTCGACACCGCCGTGCGGCGGGTGCTGGAGGGCAAGGTCCGCCTCGGCCTCTTCGAGCGGCCCTACGTCGACGCCGACGCGGCCGGTGCCGTGTTCCAGACGCCGCCCCAGCGGGCGCTGGCGCGGCGAGCGGCGGCCGCCTCGGTCGTGCTCCTCACCAACGACGGGGTGCTGCCCCTCGGCCCGGACCTGTCGTCGGTGGCGGTGATCGGCCCCGGGGCCGACGACCAGCGCCTGCTCCAGGGCGACTACCACTACCCAGCCCACGTCGAGATCGTCTACGAGTCCGACGAGGACGCGGGCGGCGTCTTCCTCCCCGAGGCCGGCGGTGCCTTCGCGCCGGGACCGTACTTCACGCCGCACACCACACCCCTCGCCGGCATCCAGGCAGCGGCGCCACCCGGGTGTCGAGTCGAGCACGCGCCTGGTTGCGAGGTCAGCGGCGACGACCGCAGCGACATCCCTGCCGCCGTGGCGTTGGCCCAGGAGGCCGAGGTCGCCGTCGTGGTGGTCGCCGGCCGGTCCGGACTGCGCCCCGCCTGCACCGTCGGCGAGTTCCGAGACGCAACCTCCCTCGACCTCACCGGTGTGCAGGCCGAGCTCGTCAGCGCCGTGGCCGCCACCGGCACGCCCATCGTGGTCGTCGTCCTCTCGGGGCGGGTCCACACCCTCGCCGGGGTGGTCGACGACGCCGGCGCCGTCCTGCAGGTCTGGCCACCGGGAGAGGAGGGCGGTGCCGCCGTGGCCGACGTGCTCTTCGGCGCCGTGAACCCCGCCGGTCGCCTGCCGGTCACCCTGCCCCGCAACGTTGGCCAGCTGCCGGTGCACCACGGTCAGCGCGCCGGAGGCGACCGCAGCCAGTTCCTCGGCGACTACACCGACAGCCCCACCGCCCCGCTGTTCGCCTTCGGGCATGGGCTGTCGTACACGACCTTCGAGTACGGCGAGCTCGAGGTCGCCGCCTCGTCGACCGACGCGCCCGTCGAGGTGTCGGTGCGGGTGGCCAACACCGGTGACCACGACGGCGACGAGGTGGTCCAGCTCTACGGCCGGGACGAGGTGGCCTCGGTCGCCCGTCCCGACAGCCTCCTGCTGGGCTTCGCCCGGGTGCCGATCCCCGCCGGCGAGGCCCGCACGGTGACCTTCACCGTGCACCCCAGCCGGCTGGCGTTCTACGACGCCGCCATGCGCTTCGTGGTCGAGCCCGGCGGCCTCTCGCTCCACGCCGGCGCCTCGTCGGCCGACCTGCGCTCGAGCGCCCGGGTCGTGCTCGACGGTGACGTGATCGAGCACCGCCAGCGCGAGGTGGTGGCCACGCAGGTCACGATCACCGCCGGCTAG
- a CDS encoding group II truncated hemoglobin: MERTIYEVMGGAEALLALAEAWHKRCLADPILAHPFEGGVHPQHTERLAAYWSEQLGGPATYTESIGDYSQVVRVHSGNGPHEQMDGRAVAAFVLALDDAGIPTDPRLRFQLIAWFTWATAMLNHRWTTPDEVPSDLPLPGWDWEGTEGW; encoded by the coding sequence GTGGAGCGAACGATCTACGAGGTGATGGGTGGCGCCGAGGCACTGTTGGCCCTCGCTGAGGCTTGGCACAAACGTTGCTTGGCCGACCCGATCCTGGCCCATCCCTTTGAGGGCGGGGTCCACCCGCAGCACACCGAGCGACTCGCTGCCTACTGGTCGGAGCAACTCGGCGGGCCGGCCACATACACGGAGTCGATCGGCGACTACTCCCAGGTCGTGCGAGTCCACAGCGGCAACGGGCCGCATGAACAGATGGACGGTCGTGCGGTCGCCGCATTTGTGCTCGCCCTCGATGACGCCGGCATCCCGACCGACCCCCGTCTGCGGTTCCAGCTCATCGCCTGGTTCACCTGGGCGACGGCGATGCTGAATCACCGATGGACCACGCCAGACGAGGTGCCGAGCGACCTTCCTCTGCCCGGCTGGGATTGGGAGGGGACCGAAGGCTGGTAG
- a CDS encoding type II toxin-antitoxin system RelE/ParE family toxin: MLQSFRDKGTERVWQRKRSKRFDQPTQRAALRKLLILDAADQLGDLRVPPGNTLEKLKGDRSNTYSIRINDQWRICFRWTTAGPEDVEIVDYH, encoded by the coding sequence GTGCTGCAGTCCTTTCGCGACAAGGGCACCGAGCGGGTGTGGCAGCGCAAACGATCGAAACGGTTCGATCAACCGACCCAGCGTGCCGCTCTTCGAAAGTTGCTGATCCTGGACGCTGCCGATCAGCTCGGAGACCTCCGAGTCCCGCCAGGAAACACGCTGGAGAAGCTCAAGGGCGACCGCTCCAACACCTACAGCATCCGCATCAACGACCAGTGGCGCATCTGCTTCCGATGGACGACTGCGGGACCCGAAGACGTCGAGATCGTGGACTACCACTGA
- a CDS encoding HigA family addiction module antitoxin, which produces MTSAPTMAPIHPGEILQLEYLEPLGVTQHRVAVAVGVPPRRINEIVHGKRGITADTALRLARYFGTSERFWLNLQSRYELEIERDRLAGALDQIEPLAAG; this is translated from the coding sequence ATGACCAGCGCACCAACCATGGCCCCGATCCACCCCGGGGAGATCCTGCAGCTCGAGTACCTCGAGCCGCTGGGCGTCACCCAGCACCGCGTCGCCGTCGCGGTCGGGGTACCACCGCGGCGGATAAACGAGATCGTGCACGGCAAGCGCGGCATCACCGCCGATACCGCCCTCCGTCTTGCCCGGTACTTCGGAACGAGCGAGCGGTTCTGGCTGAACCTGCAGAGCCGCTACGAGCTCGAGATCGAGCGTGACCGACTCGCAGGAGCCCTCGACCAGATCGAACCGCTCGCCGCCGGATAG
- the xylB gene encoding xylulokinase has product MPRTLVAGVDCSTQATKVTVVDVATGEQVAHGRAGHAVHHEAGASETDPEVWWVALREALAATGVASQIEALSVGGQQHGLIALGADGYPLRPAVLWNDTRSASDAAGLVADLGAPWWAEEIGSVPVAAFTVSSWAWLRRVEPDVAAATRALRLPHDWLTGRLCGGAVTDRGDASGTGWWSVPRGAYHDDVLTHERVRIEREWLPVVHGPAERAGAVIGDAATASGLAAGTLVGPGTGDNMAAALGLALDPGTAVISLGTSGTAYAVTDRPAADPTGVVAGFADATGRHLPLACTLNATLAVERVATWLDLDRDDAAGDSGTAVVVPFLDGERTPDLPAATGSILGLTHATTRQQVLRAVYEGAVVSLLDALERIDGAGDRARPIVLIGGGARSQIWQEVVGRLSGRPVEVPVADELVALGAAVQAAACLTGDDLMDVARRFGGRAGRVLDPVARDDGALDRHHRARATLHGT; this is encoded by the coding sequence GTGCCCAGGACCCTCGTTGCCGGTGTCGACTGCTCCACCCAGGCCACCAAGGTCACGGTGGTCGATGTGGCGACCGGTGAGCAGGTTGCCCACGGCCGAGCCGGCCACGCCGTCCACCACGAGGCCGGTGCCTCGGAGACCGACCCCGAGGTGTGGTGGGTCGCCCTGCGAGAGGCGCTGGCCGCCACCGGCGTGGCGTCGCAGATCGAGGCGTTGTCAGTTGGCGGCCAGCAGCACGGCCTCATCGCCCTCGGCGCCGACGGGTACCCGCTTCGCCCCGCCGTGCTCTGGAACGACACCCGCTCGGCGTCCGATGCCGCCGGCCTGGTGGCCGACTTGGGCGCCCCCTGGTGGGCCGAGGAGATCGGTAGCGTCCCGGTCGCCGCGTTCACCGTCTCGTCATGGGCCTGGCTGCGGCGGGTGGAGCCCGACGTCGCCGCTGCCACCCGCGCCCTCCGCCTTCCCCACGACTGGCTCACCGGGCGCCTCTGTGGAGGGGCCGTCACCGACCGCGGCGACGCCTCGGGCACCGGCTGGTGGTCGGTGCCCCGGGGGGCGTACCACGACGACGTGTTGACCCATGAGCGGGTGCGGATCGAGCGTGAGTGGCTGCCGGTGGTCCACGGTCCCGCCGAGCGCGCCGGTGCCGTCATCGGTGACGCCGCGACCGCCTCCGGCCTGGCCGCCGGAACGCTCGTCGGCCCCGGCACCGGCGACAACATGGCCGCGGCCCTCGGCCTCGCCCTCGATCCCGGCACGGCAGTGATCTCGCTGGGCACCTCCGGCACCGCCTACGCCGTCACTGACCGACCGGCGGCCGACCCGACGGGGGTCGTCGCCGGCTTCGCCGACGCCACCGGCCGGCACCTGCCCCTTGCCTGCACCCTCAACGCCACTCTCGCCGTGGAGCGGGTGGCGACGTGGCTCGACCTCGACCGCGATGATGCGGCCGGCGACTCGGGCACCGCCGTGGTGGTCCCCTTCCTTGACGGCGAGCGCACGCCCGACCTGCCGGCGGCCACCGGTTCGATCCTCGGGCTCACCCACGCCACCACCCGCCAGCAGGTGCTGCGCGCCGTCTACGAGGGAGCGGTGGTCTCGCTGCTCGACGCGCTGGAGCGCATCGACGGCGCCGGGGACCGGGCCCGACCGATCGTGCTCATCGGCGGTGGCGCCCGCAGCCAGATCTGGCAGGAGGTCGTGGGCCGGCTCTCGGGCCGCCCGGTCGAGGTGCCGGTGGCCGACGAGCTGGTGGCGCTCGGGGCGGCGGTCCAGGCAGCTGCCTGCCTCACCGGCGACGACCTGATGGACGTGGCCCGCCGCTTCGGCGGTCGAGCGGGCCGGGTGCTGGACCCGGTGGCGCGCGATGACGGTGCCCTCGACCGGCACCACCGGGCCCGGGCGACCCTCCACGGCACCTGA
- a CDS encoding NAD(P)H-dependent oxidoreductase, whose translation MTNPDTQPGSQHPWDFSDLRALFLNCTLKPSPARSHTDGLFAIARQVMEGEGVTVEEVRAVDWDLPPGVYPDMREHGFTTDAWPELVERVMAADIVVIGTPIWLGEKSSVCNRVIERLYGNSAELNEAGQYSYYGRVGGCLVTGNEDGAKHCAMNILYSLQHLGFTIPPQADAAWLGEVGPGPSYLDEGSGGPENDFTNRNTTFMAWNLLHLARLLLDAGGIPAHGNQRSEWDAGCRPGFENPEHR comes from the coding sequence GTGACCAACCCCGACACCCAACCCGGCAGCCAGCACCCGTGGGACTTCAGCGACCTGCGGGCGTTGTTCCTCAACTGCACGTTGAAGCCCTCACCCGCACGCTCGCACACCGACGGCCTCTTCGCCATCGCCAGGCAGGTCATGGAGGGCGAGGGGGTGACGGTGGAAGAGGTCCGCGCCGTCGACTGGGACCTGCCGCCCGGCGTCTACCCCGACATGCGCGAGCACGGGTTCACCACCGACGCCTGGCCGGAGCTCGTCGAGCGGGTGATGGCGGCCGACATCGTGGTCATCGGGACCCCAATCTGGCTGGGGGAGAAGTCGTCGGTGTGCAACCGGGTCATCGAGCGTCTCTACGGCAACTCGGCCGAGCTCAACGAGGCCGGGCAGTACTCCTACTACGGGCGGGTCGGGGGCTGCCTCGTCACTGGCAACGAGGACGGCGCCAAGCACTGCGCCATGAACATCCTCTACTCCCTCCAGCACCTGGGCTTCACCATCCCGCCCCAGGCCGACGCCGCCTGGCTCGGTGAGGTCGGTCCCGGCCCCTCCTACCTCGACGAGGGCTCCGGCGGCCCGGAGAACGACTTCACCAACCGCAACACCACGTTCATGGCCTGGAACCTGCTCCACCTCGCCCGCCTCCTCCTCGACGCCGGCGGCATCCCCGCCCACGGCAACCAGCGCAGCGAGTGGGACGCCGGCTGCCGGCCCGGGTTCGAGAACCCCGAGCACCGCTGA